A stretch of DNA from Hydra vulgaris chromosome 03, alternate assembly HydraT2T_AEP:
ttttattgctgattacgataaagaattttatgctgattaaaaatcgtataaaaacataggtctgaaaatcaACAAAAAGTGCTCTTATCCgatgttgaagtttaaaaaaattacactaaaaaacgcaaatattcgccattttttaaaaacacttaacaTCGAGGTTTACATTTTGAAATCAATTgtttagaaaatctttttttaattacgcaacccggtttttattgtcataaaaattttaataaattttttaaaattagtttaaaattttgctttttaaatgtaCATAAACCGACTAACAAATAGGGATTAGAGCCATTAAATGTACATGCATCGACTGAAAAATAGGGATTGGCTCAATTgaatgtacatacatcgactgacaaatagggataGGCACCATTAAAtgcacatacatcgactgacaaatagggattAGCGCGATTAAACGTACTTGATTTCGGACAGGGTTAGGGTTTCGGCCAGAGATAAATCAGAAAATGATGCGCTTAGCATTTGTTTACGGTTTTGATTTACATTGTTAATAGAAACCAGGCTCTTTTAAATTCATCTCCTGAAAGGATTTTAATTATAACcgagtttgaaaaaaatggcgaatattagcgttttttagtttaattttttaaaacttcaacagCGAATTAGAGCCCTTTTTGTTGATTTTCAGacttatgtttttatacgattcttaatcagcataaaattctttatcataatcagcaataaaaaaaagaaaaaaaaaaaggagggggGGAAACTGCAGTAGCgccatttttttatcttacgCTTTGGTCCAAAGCCTTCGGATGTGGCGCGCTTGCCTCTtctataaaataagtaaatacaataaataagtGAATTGCACATTTCTGTGTTTACATAACATCGTACGACAAGGCTTTCAGATTAAGCTTAAATATTGCATTgaataaatacaataattttaagGCAGTGGCTACGGTACCGGCTGCTGGATTTCTAGCGCCAGCTGCTATAGTACCGGCTAGTCTGGGTTCTAGCTATTACGTAactatttgttatttttcaagACGTCCGCATTTGAAAATTGTTAgtgctataaatattttttataacataccATATTTGTATCAAGAATGGATGTTGGTAGTGTATTTAATAGTTTCAGCGAGCTTAAGCAGGCAATACTAGAGTATGAACGATcgtattttttatcattatatgtTCGAGACAGTCGAACCATTGATTTAGCAATCAAAAAAGGATTAAAGCGCTATAtcaataaagaattaaaatattattatctaaCGTATTGTTGTTATCATGGTGGGCGCCAGTTTAAGTCAAGATCAAAAGGTATTCGTCCAAATCAAAGGTACGTCTGAAaatgagtattttatttaaatttgtataagagaataaaaaataaaaaaagattgtagTTAAAgtctcaaaaattttttaatttattttttcttcagtCTTTTTTGCTAACGATAATTTAGCTGTTTTACTTCATAAAATCTGATTTAGTTTAACAAAGGatgttaactttatttttatcattgattGTTAGCACATATAACATTAAATGTCCGTTTACTATTTGCATTGGTGTTAGTGAAGATGGAGAACAGCTCTGTGTTACCAAAGTTATTAATGAGCACAATCATGCAATtgataaggtaaaaaaatttttatttagtatttgatCATCGAGtaagtacttttttaatatatactggtattttaatatataaatgtgagttcaaaaatcaaataattatttgatattGTAATTATTTCAGAATATGTCCCAAGAAACTAATTGATTACATCCTTCTCAGctttagacaaattttttaaatgtataaataaaaataattttaaaacttttgaaattttttattttattttatagaaattatattatttgaaatctttttttgtatgcttttttttttatggcaaaaaaatttttttattaaacaaaaatcattataattaaaaatgatgaatgtaaaaaaattacaacataaCATAAAGACaataaagtaaaacatttttaaagtgttaaCATTTGATGATTATAGAGAATATTTAATTCATATACTTAATATAGaaccaataaaagtttttcaaaactattcattTGGTTTATTATTaccaaatttatattgatatcctttttagtattaataaagtagctcattatttaaacttaaataatttagattttaataatataataagtttcttggaagaaatttttaaatgatatttaattttttcttaagacaagtttatattttagtatagtttttattttattagtttacgttcaagtaataatttttaaattatttatttaattttcattgttttcgaTTATTTAGGAAATTATAGAAAGGCTTCCAAAAAATAGGAAATTAGATAATGAGCAAGAAAATAATGTGAGGCAAATGTTGAAATTACATGGTAATAAATGGCTTATTCATGAGCATATTCAAAATGAAACAGGTGATGATTATTAAGTAGCTGTATGCTAGCTGATTTTTATGAAACACGAATTTATTACTGAACAGAGCTAAGAACTTTCATTGATACAATTATCAattctgaaaaaactttaattcattgTAAAACCAAAGGCGTTTGCAATTTATAACACTTGAACATGACTAATAAGTTTTCCTATCACTGCTTACTTAAGTAGTTCTCAATTGAATCAGTATTTCTAAATGTTTTAGTCATAAGacaatttttaatactatataatgtaataacaatatatttcatgaatttttttaatttttattaactttataatttttcttatttcattttgttatattgttataatttctaATATTACCTATTCATCATTAAACATTTAGGGAAGAAGATTACATTAAAAGATATCCATAATTTAGCGTCTAAGGAGAAGGGTTCAACAGATGTAGAGTCTTTACTGGCAGTCTTTCAAAACTGTGATGGTTTGTTTttgtacttgtttttttttttttttttaattttaatttacttttttaactgaGTTTGACTTGACTTGTCCATTAAAGAGTATTAACCTCTTTTTATATTGTAGAAAACAAGACTTACTCATACAAACACTAATTTGAATTgttcatataaattatattctatattacccatatttaactatattacATATTCCTTAGCAGAACTAACAAAaccttattattattcattattattcttagtttaaatttaatattttatttgtattttaatttatattgctTTTTGCAAGTGTGTGTTTATTTTGTAACAGGTGCAGATGTAGGTATAAAATGTGACAATAGTGGTACTATCCAGGCAATATTTTTCCAGGATGCAGAAATGAAgagatttttttcattgtatCCTGAATTAATTTTGATAGATGCAACATATAAGTTAACTAATTTACGAATGCCATTATACATTGTCCTGGCAATTGGTCCAAATGGAGAAAGTGAAATTGTTGCTATTTTTGTAACAGCATCTGAGGATGCGTTGACCCTCACTAATGCTCTAGAgacttttaaatcaaaaaatgtaaaatggaCTGAAACTGTCACCATTTTCACTGATAAGGACATGGCTGAGCGTGACTCTCTGCGAACAACTTTTCCAAATGCAGTATTGCTTTTATGCTTATTTCATGTTTTGCGTGCTATGAGTAGAGAAGTGACTGTGTTAAAAATGGGCATTTCAGAGAGTCAGAGGTTATATGCATTGAGAGCACTTCAAAAAATGGCATAAAAATGTCACAATATGATAAAtgaaagtaacaaaaatatatatatacaataaaatacttaagttaataaagttaaaaaaaaaaaaaaaaaaaaaaaaaaatctgtatataataaaaaagaaatctgtatataataaaaaagaaaaaaaaaatctgtataacttgaataaatgaaaacttttaaaaacaagaaaaaaaatgaaaaaatgctaaaaaaaataaaacaaattcagTTAAggagtttaatttttaaaaaaacattttaattaagtatttatttttttcattaatttcaacACTCAgtgttgtttatattataaacttaaaaaaaattttatcaatttttttttgcattctgaAAATTCAGTTATTGTGTattcacaataaaaaatgtagtACTTTTATTTCTGTCAATCAATATTAGTACATTGAAGTTGAGTGCacacttttaataatttctctAGCCTTTGATGATGTTTTCCAATGTAATTACTGTAGTTGCTGTTGAGCATGTTGttgatattgatattttgaatttttatatatattttattaaaagactattttaaaaagtatattatttgcAGACAAACAGAAAATGGTGTATAATgtgaaacataaataaaaagtgtAGAAATAGAATAAAGCTTGAATGTAAATACATACACAATTGATCACCATTGCATAATTTATTGACCGAAGTTTAAAACCAATATTTGatatgtttaaacaatttaaaagttttagtgtTCACAAACTCACACATACAGTGTTCACAAACTCACACATACAGTTGGATGCCCTTCCAAGCATTAACCTATTTTACATAACATGATGCATTATTTATATCTCTAAATaatctctaaaaaaatttattaaaattcttgGATGGAATTAATATCCATTTGTAGCTCTTTTAACAAGTTTATGAAGTTCtttgtgtaaattattttaaatactttccaACCATAAAAAACCACTTTAAAAAGTGGTTTTATATGGTTGTAAAGTATTTAACAAACCACTTTAAAAAAGTGTGTTTGTTGTTCCATGTTGAAGTTTCCTTTTAAAATTAAGGCAAAgaaaaagttaactatttttaattcatagaaTTACTATGCTTTTTTCTGTagactttaaaatcaaaatcttgGTTCTAGTTCGAATCAAAACCTGTGAAACATGCGCTACATGCACTTAGTGCATAATAGTGACAAAGTAATAGTGCATAATAGTGACAGCATAACATTATGTTATGCTATACAGCATAACATAATGTTATGCTGTATAGCAGTCAAAGGTAGAGAATATAGGTTGATGCAGTCCCAGCACCTAGAGAACTAACTTAGTTAAGGCATGTTAACTGATGATGCAGATGATTGAATATCAACATGTAGAGAGATAGAAGTAGGAAAACTTGGACAGATTGCATGGACAGAATACAGATAACTTGGACAGAATGTGTTACATGAAAAAGCTTGAAAGATGTCAAACCCATGCAAGCGCAGAAAGGAGGTTAAAGCTATGAGATTTATatacacttttatataaataattttcaattgaaaacagTATATCTGTGGGATGAatcaacttattttttgtttacaaacatAGTCccagctattttttatttgagtttttaaattgggttattttttatttgggtTTTTAAATTGGGCCCTATTTAAATATCAACCATCTCTTTACATAAAACCTGTAACTatctctttatataaaagtttgttaactGATCTATTGTATGTCTTAATTTAGGTTTTACTAACAACAAGTTGTTTTCATTTGAAGTTGGTTGACTAGctacatttattattatgtgGATATATCATgatactttgaaaatttttgttttttatggcATGTCTTTATGATATGTCATGatagataaattttctttaattcatgAGACATTAACAACTTTATGCTAATTAGAACTGATTGCTATGATTGTTTCTTGGAATATTCAAGAAAACAGCTAAACAGGTatatgtttgttgttttttaaaaggaagGCATTTTAATGCTTTCATGCAAGTAATAAACTatcgttattaaaaaaaaaattttcttcctCCAATCACTTTATAGAAAatagtcaaagttttttttttgattgtatcAAAGTCTATCTGCTTTTAAGCCACACTGGTAATTTCAGTGAATATATCAAATACCAAACCTTTTTAACATTCCagtgaaatatttatactaaagaatatataaatcttaaatagaatatataaatatatttcttctttGAGTGTGGTGATCCATGATTGTGGCTTTTCCATTAAAATGTGGAGAACCGCAATTGTGGCATTTAAAGCAATCTTCGAAACTGTGACCTTTAGAGCCAAAATACCGGTTTAGGTAATTTATATATGGTGCCACTGAATagatcataattttttatttatttttatattttatatattatatatatatgcacatatatatatatatatatatatatatatatatatatatatatatatatacatattttactgtaaaaatgtatatacataatcttgattttttatttttcttgcatAGACACAAGGTTAATTGTATTATagaattattaaagatatataaataaaataattttaattttttgtttcttgcatagtcagattttttatttttcttgcatAGTCAAAAGGTTAATGCTATTATAGAATTATtgaagatatataaataaaataattttaattttttgtttctacgaaattttgaaaaaaaaaagtcaaaattaaaaaaaaagaggtacTTATTCAGTTTTCATGTTGAAAATTTCTTGTTCTTGACAAGCAAGGTTCGTGTTTcttcgaaacacgaaccttgcttgtcaaggttcgtgtttcgaagttatagagttgagagagttATAACCACAGGAAGCAAGAggccttggggaggtaaattacaaaaaaaaaaaaaaatcacaattaatattttttacatgcataaaattattaaattgtagcGTGGCTTGCAGTCAAATGGATATTTTCTTACAACTGCTTTATCATAGTTTCAATaggatttataaattttatactttaatgagaaataaatcaaaagctaatttttgtttttgttggtgagtgaaataattattttcttttctataacaaGTAATAATTATTCAATGGGGAAGGGAGGAGGGGGAGTATCTTAATAAGGTGGGTGggaaaactttcaaaaaattaataaacgccCCCCCCCCCTCTATTAAGGACTCAAGAGTATGAGCAGAGCAACTAAGCAAGCATTAAAAttgaacattaacattttatttgaaaaaaattcctaatttatctattattaaaaaagtaaagagtGCAAATTTGAATTTAGATCCAATGCATCAGTATCAGTCAAATTGGCATCAGCATTGGCCAAAAGTAGGCATACTTAAGTATGCACCCCTAATATTCAAAATTAAGCAAATATAATGGAACCAAAGAGTAACCATAAAGaccattttttaatgttacaatTAAACAAAACTATTCTTACCATGTAGatgttaaaattactttttctttcataaaCTGCTGGCtgatgatcaataaagtaaatttcaattcttgaaatttactaaattaaaaccatttcTCAACAGTACCAatactaaaagataaaaatagatattattgagatatttattaaagaaaatagaatattaataaatgtatagGAAGAAAGTAATAGTAAATCTTATACAGTTTTTATAGTTCTGTGTCATCATTTTGAGGTGCTTTACCTAACGTTTTGATGTAccaatttaataaacaatataacaagGGTaagtaactaattttaaaacttttccaaGAAATGCCTTTTACAATAAGATGCTATTTAAAATCAACTACTTATCTTTGGATAAAACTAAGCAAGGTGAACACAAACAAAGTGATATTTCAAAATCATTCTCACAGCACCCATTTTAACTAGGGAGGAGGAAGAGGAAGGTAATCTCAAGATTAGCCTTATACAGCAATTAAAACTGATGGCAAGTTGTACCAATTTACTTGTTTGCCATTTGAGCCAACAAATGTTGTTGCTGTTATTCAAAGGAAAatctacaaatttataattgaaaattttttaaaagacttatgcatatttagataatattaCTGTAGCTGGCATGACTCAAAGTGAACAcaactttaatttaaagaatttatacaATACAGCTGAGGAAAACAAGCTTTCATTTAACAGTTTACATAATTTCAGTCAATTCTTTAAATCTACTCGTTATGTTCTATCTCATAATAGTATGAAGCCGGATCCAGAGAGATTACAGCCTCTACTTTAATTACCTTTACCGTTAAACATGCCTCGAATGATTCTTGGAGCAGGAACATGTTTTTGCAACTGTTTAACAATATGTTCAACTCTCTTTCCGCTCACACCATACAATGAacaaaaagctatttttaatacctttattttattttaccactatttatatacacataagAACATAAACGTTTTGGGCCCTCACAAGGCATTGGCCTACGTTTTTAACTGCTTTCATTTGAACATGGAAAAATATGGTTTCACGAGAAAccatatttttacttaaataagttcttttatatacaatacttgaaaataataataacactatACTAGAATACAGTATATGACAAGAAGAAACACTTAAAACACCTTATATCTCTTTCAAAAGATATAAAGTTAATActgttaatataattttttataatataatagttacatttatattatatatataaattatattatatttatattatattaatataatattgatataatagttatatttataatataatagttaatatatagttaatataaacaCATGCAACCAGACACTACTGAATGGACATAAACACAAAATATATCCAGTGCAAAAAGGAGGTAATTGCAGAGAGAAAACCTCGTTTTTGCACCAAATATATGAAAGGAATACTTATTTTTCTACCAAATCATGAATTTAATGACtcaagaagttttttaatctaTTGTCAGCCAAGGACCACGAGGCTGTATGTccacattttgtattttttctgactattatcaataaaaattcaacAATCAATGGAGTATGCGTCCAATAAATCTACTCTTAAGAATggtacaacttttaaaaatatttaaaagttagtcAGACATTCTGACAGAAACCctttacaaattactttaaaacttgattCCCTCGGAAACACAAAAAATGGACATATTACCTCTTGGTTCTCGGCTGATGCTATGTCATTTTTATACTAACTGATAGAACTTCTTTTATATACCAACAATTcaggaaatatatatatacatattttattatcagGAAAGTTTGTGCAAccctcaaaaaaatattaaaaaataaatatattttttaatttaattttattaaatgttcaaatattCGCCATTATTATTTATGCATAGTTGCATCCATTCCAACCACTTGTCAAATATTTTCCAATAGTCTTCAATAAGTATGCCTAAAAGTATCTTAATTTGTCTTTTTTGACTTTCAACGTCTGTATTATTGAAAGATGAGTTTTAATGCGGCCAAATAGCCAAAAATCTGATGGAGCTAAGTCTGGTGAGTAAGGTGAGTGACGAACTATATTAAATCTGGCTTGATGTAGGAAAGTTTTCACTGCTTTTGTGACTTTAGATCTAGCATTGTCACAaagaaatttcttattttttgtaccTGAGGTAGGTCTTTgcttgtttttaataagttgcacTAACTTTCTTAAACACCctatgtatatatgaatattacctattcttgttattttatataacagaCTAATGACACTTTTTCATCTTcggtgaaaaattaaaaatgaaaattactttttgttttccaGTTTTAATGACACAGCCATGGTTATGTTACAATTAAATATCATAGATATATGAAAAACAACATCATattgtttgttaattatttCAAGATCTTTGACAAGTGAAATTTTTGAATGGATAATGTTAATGGCTTTAatctgaaaaaagtaaatatagataacgattattttttagtttgtctGGCATGCATATTTCAAATAACAACCAAGTATGACAAATGCTAGAAACAAGTTCCAATTG
This window harbors:
- the LOC136078835 gene encoding uncharacterized protein LOC136078835 encodes the protein MDVGSVFNSFSELKQAILEYERSYFLSLYVRDSRTIDLAIKKGLKRYINKELKYYYLTYCCYHGGRQFKSRSKGIRPNQSTYNIKCPFTICIGVSEDGEQLCVTKVINEHNHAIDKEIIERLPKNRKLDNEQENNVRQMLKLHGNKWLIHEHIQNETGKKITLKDIHNLASKEKGSTDVESLLAVFQNCDGLFLYLFFFFFLILIYFFN